The following proteins come from a genomic window of Halalkalicoccus subterraneus:
- a CDS encoding sodium/proline symporter gives MPSELPLQTGGIAGGAGIWVLVTFGTYLLVLIGIGLYASRLTDSVGDYVIGGRQVGPVVTGFSERASEMSGWLTLGVPGDAYNTGIMAFYNGLGMIPADLFAWAGMAKRLRKYTEVVRAVTLPTFFETRLGDDSGVVKATSAVVLLIFEGGYVGAQIVAAGVLLEVLTGVDPWIGIVVGGVIVVGYTMLGGYFAVAWSDYFQGAIILAAFIALPVLAFGAYGLPFEGVAETGGEAMVSITAGATGWAAVFGIISYAAIGLGIPGNPHVMVRFMGIDRVKNIRLAAVVAQLFMFVAYIGAAFVGLYAFAVFGGGIAGDDVMPRLTLELFPGVIAGIILAAALAAMMSSADSQLLVATSAVVEDVYHGFLDREATEAELVRYSRITTLALGAASVAFAFLARDTPVYTLVLDYAWGGLGAAIGPTLIAALWWKGVTAEGSVASMVVGTTTMVLWTQLSTVLEALGAMPAESSAFLYGLVTVYGLFPAFILSTLTLIAVSLFTTPPEGVDEQFEVFDKPLSTITSGGSSGGTPDYVTDGGTREKTVTEADTVRAHVRASGYWEEDDERND, from the coding sequence ATGCCGAGTGAGCTTCCCCTCCAGACGGGCGGGATCGCTGGTGGGGCGGGGATCTGGGTGCTCGTCACCTTCGGGACCTATCTCCTCGTCCTCATCGGGATCGGGCTATACGCCTCACGGCTGACCGATTCCGTCGGCGACTACGTCATCGGTGGCCGGCAGGTCGGTCCGGTCGTGACGGGATTTTCCGAACGGGCCTCCGAGATGAGCGGCTGGCTCACGCTGGGGGTGCCCGGCGACGCCTACAATACCGGGATCATGGCCTTCTACAACGGATTGGGGATGATTCCCGCCGACCTCTTCGCGTGGGCGGGCATGGCAAAACGGTTGCGGAAGTACACCGAGGTCGTCCGGGCGGTGACGCTGCCGACCTTCTTCGAGACGCGCCTGGGTGACGACTCGGGAGTGGTCAAGGCCACCTCGGCGGTCGTGTTGTTGATCTTCGAGGGCGGATACGTCGGCGCACAGATCGTCGCCGCGGGCGTGCTCCTCGAAGTCCTCACCGGCGTCGATCCCTGGATCGGGATCGTCGTCGGCGGGGTCATCGTCGTCGGCTACACGATGCTCGGGGGCTACTTCGCCGTAGCGTGGTCGGACTACTTCCAGGGCGCGATCATCCTCGCGGCCTTCATCGCGCTGCCGGTGCTGGCCTTCGGGGCCTACGGTCTGCCCTTCGAAGGGGTCGCCGAGACCGGCGGCGAGGCGATGGTGAGCATCACGGCCGGCGCGACAGGCTGGGCGGCGGTCTTCGGCATCATCAGCTACGCCGCGATCGGCTTGGGGATCCCCGGTAACCCCCACGTGATGGTCCGGTTCATGGGCATCGACCGGGTCAAGAACATCCGGCTGGCGGCCGTGGTCGCCCAACTGTTCATGTTCGTCGCCTACATCGGCGCCGCGTTCGTGGGCCTGTACGCGTTTGCCGTCTTCGGCGGGGGGATCGCCGGCGACGACGTGATGCCCCGGCTCACGCTAGAACTGTTCCCCGGCGTGATCGCAGGGATCATCCTCGCGGCGGCGCTGGCGGCGATGATGTCGAGTGCCGACTCCCAACTGCTGGTCGCGACAAGCGCCGTCGTCGAGGACGTCTATCACGGCTTTCTCGACCGCGAGGCGACCGAGGCCGAGTTGGTGAGATACTCCCGGATCACGACGCTCGCGCTCGGGGCCGCGAGCGTCGCCTTCGCCTTCCTCGCCCGTGATACACCCGTCTACACGTTGGTGCTCGATTACGCGTGGGGCGGACTCGGTGCGGCTATCGGCCCGACGCTGATCGCGGCGCTGTGGTGGAAGGGCGTCACCGCCGAAGGATCGGTCGCGAGCATGGTCGTCGGCACCACCACGATGGTCCTCTGGACCCAGCTCTCGACCGTACTTGAGGCACTGGGCGCGATGCCGGCCGAGTCCTCGGCCTTCCTCTACGGGCTGGTCACCGTCTACGGGCTGTTCCCGGCCTTCATCCTCTCGACGCTGACGCTGATCGCCGTCTCGCTGTTCACGACCCCGCCCGAAGGCGTCGACGAGCAGTTCGAAGTCTTCGACAAGCCCCTCTCGACGATCACCTCCGGAGGGAGTTCCGGCGGTACGCCGGACTACGTCACCGACGGCGGCACTCGGGAGAAGACGGTCACTGAGGCCGACACCGTCCGCGCGCACGTTCGGGCCTCCGGCTACTGGGAGGAGGATGACGAACGAAACGACTGA